Proteins co-encoded in one Dehalogenimonas sp. WBC-2 genomic window:
- a CDS encoding glyoxalase family protein, whose protein sequence is MRVVHFELPAEKPDRAVKFYQKAFGWKIEKWAGPMDYWNITTGPDSEMGINGAIMSNEGTIRQTVNTIGVGNLKDAAAKVIAAGGKRLSPDQTVPGIGYFAYFTDTEGNPFGLMQPDKNAT, encoded by the coding sequence ATGAGAGTTGTTCATTTTGAGTTACCGGCCGAAAAACCGGACCGGGCAGTCAAGTTCTACCAAAAGGCCTTTGGCTGGAAGATCGAAAAATGGGCCGGGCCGATGGACTATTGGAATATCACAACCGGACCAGACTCTGAGATGGGCATCAACGGCGCCATCATGAGCAATGAGGGCACCATCCGCCAGACGGTCAACACCATCGGCGTCGGAAACCTCAAGGACGCGGCGGCCAAGGTCATCGCCGCCGGCGGCAAACGTCTCAGCCCGGATCAGACGGTACCGGGTATCGGTTATTTCGCATATTTCACCGACACAGAAGGCAATCCCTTCGGTCTGATGCAGCCGGATAAAAACGCCACTTAA
- a CDS encoding hydrogenase — protein MYPIVATEELVPRVRLYKIYAPRVAKKAAAGQFVILKVDEHGERIPLTIADWDADSGSVSVVFMEVGTTTTKLGRLGVGDAIVDFAGPLGNPTEIENFGTVCCIAGGFATATIMPIARAMKTAGNNVITIVGARNKDLLFWQDRLAAVSDELIITTDDGSAGRKGVVTEPLKEKLERGDKIDRVIAIGPSIMMKFSALTTQPFGIKTIVSLNPIMVDGTGMCGCCRVSVAGQTRFACVDGPEFDAHAIDWDSFMSRQRTYVEEEKKSLEKCRCHESAR, from the coding sequence TTGTATCCCATTGTCGCCACCGAAGAATTAGTACCGCGAGTGCGTCTTTATAAAATATACGCGCCGCGGGTAGCCAAGAAAGCCGCCGCCGGGCAGTTTGTCATCCTTAAAGTAGATGAACATGGTGAGCGTATCCCGCTGACTATCGCTGACTGGGATGCTGATTCCGGTAGTGTCTCCGTAGTGTTTATGGAAGTTGGCACCACTACCACCAAGCTCGGACGCCTGGGTGTCGGTGATGCTATCGTTGATTTTGCCGGCCCGCTGGGCAATCCAACTGAAATTGAGAACTTCGGCACCGTTTGCTGCATTGCCGGCGGCTTTGCAACTGCCACAATCATGCCCATTGCCCGCGCCATGAAAACGGCGGGCAACAATGTCATCACCATTGTCGGTGCCCGGAATAAAGACCTGCTTTTCTGGCAGGACCGGCTGGCGGCAGTAAGCGACGAGCTTATCATCACCACCGACGACGGTTCGGCCGGCCGTAAAGGCGTGGTCACTGAACCCCTCAAAGAAAAATTGGAGCGCGGTGATAAGATTGACCGGGTTATTGCCATAGGCCCCAGCATTATGATGAAGTTTTCCGCCCTTACCACCCAACCTTTCGGCATCAAAACCATCGTCAGTCTGAACCCTATCATGGTAGACGGCACCGGCATGTGCGGTTGCTGCCGTGTTTCGGTAGCCGGTCAAACCCGTTTCGCCTGCGTTGACGGGCCGGAATTCGATGCGCATGCTATTGACTGGGACTCCTTCATGTCACGCCAGCGCACCTACGTGGAAGAAGAGAAAAAGTCGCTGGAAAAATGCCGCTGCCATGAGTCTGCCAGATGA
- the znuC gene encoding zinc ABC transporter ZnuC (ATPbinding protein) encodes MVNAAAVDITASHLSVGYDGQTVVADIDFQLKSGQAIALIGTNGSGKSTLLKTIVGLLPPVSGQIEVFGARPGANPRRIAYLGQFHASGFVLPLQAIDVVRMGRFPSRGLLRRLTSEDDTIVREAMNAMDIDKLADTPLRSLSGGQQQRVYLAQVLAHRADLLVMDEPTSSLDIGGNGLYLQAVKDELCRGASVVVATHDVQDEAALCDQVMLLAHKVVALGAPDKVLTPQALLETFGVVVGADQKGVTVLECRHGHDGVRRNEG; translated from the coding sequence ATGGTTAATGCGGCTGCAGTTGACATCACCGCCAGTCATTTGAGCGTCGGATATGACGGACAGACCGTAGTAGCCGATATTGATTTCCAGCTTAAATCCGGACAGGCCATCGCCCTCATCGGCACCAACGGTTCCGGTAAATCCACCCTGCTTAAAACCATCGTCGGCCTGCTGCCACCGGTTTCCGGCCAGATTGAGGTTTTCGGCGCCCGTCCGGGTGCCAACCCCCGCCGCATCGCCTATCTCGGGCAGTTCCATGCTTCAGGCTTTGTTTTACCATTGCAGGCTATCGACGTAGTGCGCATGGGACGCTTTCCCAGCCGCGGCCTGCTAAGACGCCTGACTTCAGAGGATGATACAATTGTGCGTGAAGCTATGAACGCCATGGATATTGATAAATTAGCCGATACCCCGCTGCGGTCCCTGTCCGGCGGCCAGCAGCAGCGGGTTTATCTGGCTCAGGTTTTGGCGCACCGCGCCGACCTGCTGGTCATGGATGAGCCTACCTCCAGTCTGGATATCGGCGGCAACGGCCTCTATCTTCAGGCAGTCAAGGATGAACTCTGCCGCGGTGCCAGCGTAGTGGTGGCCACCCATGATGTCCAGGATGAGGCGGCTCTGTGTGATCAGGTCATGCTGCTGGCCCACAAAGTAGTGGCCCTGGGTGCGCCGGATAAGGTACTTACCCCCCAGGCGCTCTTGGAAACCTTCGGTGTGGTCGTCGGTGCCGACCAGAAGGGCGTCACTGTGCTGGAATGTCGCCACGGGCATGACGGCGTCAGGCGCAACGAGGGATAG
- a CDS encoding tRNA nucleotidyltransferase, with protein MSPEIMTFLRNAAEVAAIRGYRLFLVGGAVRDILLGRPGFDIDLSVEGDAIELARALAESPDNVTLHHRFNTARLKWGEHCIDLARSRQETYPRPGALPTVRPGGIEEDLTRRDFSINAMAVSLNHNDWGQLIDCHAGQSDLERRIIRILHPASFIDDATRIWRAVRYEQRLAFVIEPQTLEILKRDLPMLKTISADRQRYELECVLGEAEPEIVFHHADTLGLLKTLHPALKGDTWLNTACARLRELDVKPPPEAYLALLGWRLSHTEKVEFIAGLRLTRRQCQSLNDSTVIKNEMPVLSSPQTAPSVAASKLRGLGADALLAAMAAVDSKVAHSNLARFAETWRHITPRLTGDDLKLLGIPQGAVIKQLLNELRNQRLDGVITSQEQEVAFVHRWLNEMRKRSVYNYPEIPTPH; from the coding sequence ATGTCACCGGAAATTATGACCTTCTTGCGGAATGCGGCTGAGGTGGCTGCTATAAGGGGCTATCGGTTATTCCTGGTGGGTGGAGCGGTAAGGGATATCCTGCTGGGCCGCCCCGGTTTTGACATAGACCTGTCGGTTGAAGGAGATGCTATTGAACTGGCACGGGCACTGGCTGAAAGCCCTGATAATGTTACGCTACATCACCGTTTTAATACTGCCCGGCTTAAGTGGGGTGAGCATTGTATTGATCTGGCGCGAAGCCGCCAGGAAACTTATCCCCGTCCTGGCGCTTTGCCGACAGTCAGACCGGGTGGCATAGAAGAAGACTTGACCCGCCGAGACTTCAGTATTAACGCTATGGCTGTGTCGCTCAACCATAATGATTGGGGACAACTTATTGACTGTCATGCAGGGCAGAGTGATCTTGAACGCCGAATCATCCGGATACTGCATCCGGCTAGTTTTATCGATGACGCCACCCGTATCTGGCGGGCAGTACGCTATGAGCAACGGCTGGCGTTTGTTATTGAACCGCAAACACTGGAGATACTTAAGCGCGATTTACCGATGCTTAAGACCATTAGCGCTGATCGGCAGCGATATGAATTGGAGTGCGTATTAGGTGAGGCAGAACCGGAGATAGTGTTTCATCATGCCGATACCCTGGGTTTGCTCAAAACCCTTCACCCGGCTTTAAAGGGTGATACATGGTTGAACACCGCCTGTGCCAGATTACGCGAACTGGATGTAAAACCGCCACCTGAAGCATACTTGGCGCTGCTGGGATGGCGTCTTAGCCATACTGAAAAAGTTGAATTTATTGCTGGTTTGAGATTGACCAGGCGCCAGTGCCAATCCCTTAATGACAGTACCGTCATTAAGAATGAAATGCCTGTGCTGTCTTCACCACAGACTGCTCCAAGTGTCGCAGCCTCTAAGTTAAGAGGTTTGGGCGCTGACGCGTTGTTGGCGGCAATGGCTGCGGTTGATTCAAAAGTGGCCCACAGTAACCTTGCTAGATTTGCAGAGACTTGGCGCCATATTACACCGAGGCTTACCGGTGATGACCTCAAACTGCTAGGGATACCTCAGGGAGCCGTGATAAAACAGTTGCTCAATGAACTTAGAAATCAGCGCTTGGACGGTGTCATCACTTCACAGGAACAAGAAGTAGCCTTTGTCCACAGATGGCTCAATGAGATGAGAAAACGGTCAGTCTATAATTACCCCGAAATCCCCACGCCACACTAA
- a CDS encoding dihydroorotate dehydrogenase catalytic subunit, protein MPDLSTKLLPGLTLKNPVITASGTAGYGAEPNRLYDVTELGAFICKGTTLKPRAGNPQPRIMETPYGLLNAIGLQNPGVEKIIEKYAPLWQTWPVPVFVNIAADSIEEYAKIARRLDKVPGIAALEVNISCPNVAAGCLEFGSTPESAAAVTAAVKEATSLPVIVKLTPNTSDIVALALAVEHAGADAVSLINTLRGMAIDIKKRKPVLGNITGGLSGPAVKPVALAMVYRVAGAVKIPVIGCGGISTGEDAIEFLMAGAAAVQIGTAALVDPEAPRRIIKSIENYMLQWKLTELSQLINVARR, encoded by the coding sequence ATGCCTGATCTTTCTACCAAACTGCTTCCAGGTCTCACCCTTAAAAACCCGGTCATCACTGCCTCCGGCACTGCAGGCTACGGCGCTGAACCCAACCGCCTTTATGACGTGACAGAACTCGGCGCATTCATCTGTAAGGGCACCACACTGAAACCCCGGGCCGGTAATCCCCAGCCCCGCATCATGGAAACGCCTTACGGGCTACTGAACGCTATCGGGCTACAGAACCCCGGCGTCGAAAAAATTATCGAAAAATATGCTCCGTTATGGCAGACATGGCCGGTGCCGGTGTTCGTCAATATCGCTGCCGATTCCATCGAAGAATACGCCAAGATTGCCCGGCGATTAGATAAAGTACCCGGTATCGCGGCTTTAGAAGTAAACATCTCCTGCCCTAACGTGGCAGCCGGCTGCTTGGAGTTCGGCTCCACGCCGGAATCAGCGGCGGCGGTGACCGCGGCAGTCAAAGAGGCGACCTCTTTACCTGTCATAGTGAAACTCACTCCCAACACCTCGGATATCGTTGCCCTGGCGCTGGCGGTGGAACACGCCGGAGCCGACGCCGTATCGCTGATAAACACGCTGCGGGGCATGGCGATTGACATCAAAAAGCGAAAGCCGGTGCTGGGCAATATCACCGGTGGCCTGTCTGGTCCGGCGGTCAAACCGGTGGCCCTGGCCATGGTTTACCGTGTCGCCGGGGCGGTGAAGATACCTGTCATAGGCTGCGGCGGTATCTCAACCGGCGAGGACGCTATTGAGTTCCTGATGGCCGGAGCGGCGGCGGTGCAGATCGGCACGGCGGCTCTGGTCGATCCCGAGGCACCTCGTAGGATCATAAAGAGTATCGAAAATTACATGCTACAATGGAAATTAACTGAGCTTTCCCAGTTAATAAACGTCGCCAGACGATAA
- the znuB gene encoding zinc ABC transporter ZnuB (inner membrane permease protein) codes for MIDAFINPFSDNPFMTQALLAGVLVSVACAIAGTFIVLRGLAFIGDALAHGVLPGIALAVIMGFSGIIGAAIGATVMIGGVSLITRRSRLSSDTAIGLLFVGMLALGVVIVSRSDSFSGDLTRILFGELLGISWGDILIQFVATIIIGITALICARPFMLLAFDPEQAEVAGFPPRLYHNVMLFMIAATIIISFQTVGTLLVFGLLVAPAGAGALLARRIGSMMAWAAGFGALSMYIGLLLSYHFNLAAGASVILVATLIFFAVFALINLKTRRLPRETEASHG; via the coding sequence GTGATTGACGCTTTTATCAACCCGTTCAGCGATAACCCCTTTATGACACAGGCGCTGCTGGCCGGGGTACTGGTGTCTGTAGCCTGCGCCATTGCCGGTACATTTATTGTTCTGCGCGGCTTGGCATTTATCGGCGATGCCCTGGCCCATGGCGTCCTGCCCGGCATCGCGCTGGCGGTGATCATGGGTTTTTCCGGCATTATAGGTGCCGCCATCGGCGCGACGGTGATGATCGGCGGCGTGTCACTCATCACCCGACGCTCCCGGTTATCATCCGACACTGCCATCGGCCTGCTGTTCGTCGGTATGCTGGCGCTAGGCGTGGTCATCGTGTCGCGCTCTGATTCCTTTTCCGGTGACCTGACACGGATCCTCTTCGGGGAACTGCTGGGTATCAGCTGGGGTGACATCCTCATCCAGTTTGTCGCTACTATTATCATCGGTATTACCGCCCTGATCTGCGCCCGCCCCTTTATGCTGCTGGCCTTTGATCCGGAACAGGCAGAGGTGGCCGGCTTCCCTCCCCGCCTATATCACAACGTCATGCTATTCATGATCGCCGCCACTATTATCATCTCCTTCCAGACAGTAGGTACGTTACTGGTCTTTGGCCTGCTAGTCGCTCCAGCTGGCGCTGGCGCACTGCTGGCGCGCCGTATCGGCTCCATGATGGCCTGGGCAGCCGGTTTCGGTGCCCTTTCAATGTATATCGGCCTGCTGTTGAGCTATCATTTCAACCTGGCCGCCGGTGCCTCGGTTATTTTGGTAGCCACTCTTATTTTCTTCGCTGTTTTCGCATTAATAAACCTCAAAACGCGCCGCCTGCCGCGGGAAACGGAAGCATCACATGGTTAA
- a CDS encoding glutamate synthase [NADPH] small chain, which produces MAKLDLKRVDMPKQQASIRRENFQEVALGYSAEEASREAARCIDCKARNCVAGCPVAIDIPDFIRAINAGNLPEAAKTLKRTNALPGICGRVCPQESQCEAVCTLAKKGAPVAIGRLERYIADWELGHKNLNSGTGNKPLTGKMVAVIGAGPAGLTAAAELAHLGHEVTVFESLHVAGGVLMYGIPEFRLPKSIVQTEVEYVKSLGVKIELNAVIGKTITIDELFADGFQAVFLSTGAGLPLFLNIEGENASGIYSANEFLSRVNLMKAWRFPEYDTPLKTGKEVVIIGGGNVAMDAARCAVRLGAHATVVYRRSREEMPARAEEVENAEEEGIDFLYLTNPTSFQVNEHKWVCGITCQKMKLGEPDASGRRRPFPIEGSEFILPIDMAIVALGTRPNPLVARSTPDLEVTSKGTVVATETSGLTSKQAVWAGGDIVTGAATVISAMGAGKVAAHDIDRYLAGL; this is translated from the coding sequence ATGGCTAAACTGGATCTCAAACGCGTTGACATGCCCAAACAACAGGCATCCATACGGCGGGAAAACTTCCAGGAAGTAGCTTTGGGTTACTCCGCTGAAGAAGCCTCGCGTGAAGCTGCCCGCTGTATTGATTGCAAAGCCCGGAATTGCGTCGCCGGTTGTCCGGTAGCTATCGACATTCCGGATTTCATAAGAGCCATAAATGCCGGTAATTTACCGGAGGCGGCCAAAACACTGAAACGCACCAATGCCCTGCCCGGCATCTGCGGCCGGGTATGTCCTCAGGAGAGCCAGTGCGAGGCGGTTTGCACCCTGGCTAAAAAAGGAGCTCCGGTGGCCATAGGCAGGCTCGAACGCTACATCGCCGACTGGGAACTGGGACATAAGAATCTGAACAGCGGCACCGGCAATAAACCCCTGACCGGGAAAATGGTAGCGGTGATTGGCGCAGGACCAGCCGGCCTGACCGCCGCTGCCGAACTGGCGCACCTGGGCCATGAGGTCACTGTTTTTGAGTCTTTACATGTTGCGGGTGGCGTGCTGATGTACGGTATTCCAGAGTTCCGTTTACCAAAGAGCATCGTCCAAACAGAAGTTGAATATGTCAAGAGTCTGGGTGTAAAGATAGAGCTTAATGCCGTTATCGGCAAGACAATAACCATTGATGAGCTTTTTGCTGACGGTTTTCAGGCCGTCTTTTTAAGTACCGGCGCCGGACTGCCGCTATTTTTAAATATCGAAGGCGAAAATGCTTCCGGTATTTATTCGGCCAATGAATTCCTGTCCCGGGTCAACCTGATGAAAGCCTGGCGTTTTCCGGAATACGACACTCCCCTCAAGACAGGCAAAGAAGTGGTGATTATCGGCGGCGGTAACGTCGCCATGGATGCTGCTCGCTGTGCGGTGAGACTGGGCGCCCATGCTACCGTGGTTTATCGCCGCAGCCGCGAGGAAATGCCGGCCCGCGCCGAGGAAGTGGAAAACGCTGAGGAAGAAGGTATTGATTTCCTGTACCTCACCAATCCCACAAGCTTCCAGGTTAATGAGCACAAGTGGGTTTGCGGTATAACCTGCCAGAAAATGAAACTGGGAGAACCCGATGCATCCGGGCGCCGACGCCCATTTCCAATCGAGGGCTCTGAATTCATCCTACCCATTGACATGGCTATCGTGGCTCTTGGTACTCGGCCCAACCCTCTTGTCGCCCGCTCAACACCGGACCTCGAGGTTACCTCCAAGGGCACGGTGGTTGCTACCGAAACCAGCGGACTGACCAGTAAACAAGCGGTTTGGGCAGGCGGCGACATTGTCACCGGCGCAGCTACCGTCATTTCCGCCATGGGCGCCGGTAAAGTAGCAGCTCATGACATTGACCGTTACCTGGCTGGGTTGTAA
- a CDS encoding cysteine desulfurase — MLPYFHDTSGNPSAIYAEGQQARQAIETARSAVARLINARPDELFFVSGGTEADNMALAGIVQSGGCKGRHIITTSIEHHAVLETCHFLEKQGTAVTILPVDKDGIVDPQTIAASIKPETILISVIMANNEIGTIQNITEISNIARQSGVSLHTDAVQAVGRMPVDVQALGVDLLSISAHKLYGPKGIGALYIRKGTKVPPIIWGGGQERGKRSGTENVPGIVGLGKAAQMAEESMIDEAERLTILRDRLIGGVLSSIPDSRLNGHPAHRLPNNANFSFSNVEGESICLNLDLAGISASPGSACSSTNTTPSHVLLALGLPQNQAFGSLRLSLGRWTTEADINRVLDTLPGIIHRLRGMSPMLRN; from the coding sequence ATGCTGCCTTATTTCCATGACACATCTGGCAATCCTTCAGCCATTTACGCCGAAGGCCAGCAGGCGCGACAGGCTATAGAAACAGCACGCAGTGCCGTTGCCCGGCTCATCAACGCCCGGCCTGACGAACTGTTTTTTGTTAGTGGCGGTACCGAAGCGGATAACATGGCGCTTGCCGGTATCGTTCAGAGCGGAGGCTGCAAAGGCCGCCACATCATCACCACTTCAATCGAACACCATGCCGTATTGGAAACCTGTCACTTTCTGGAGAAACAAGGGACTGCGGTTACCATTTTACCGGTGGATAAGGATGGCATCGTTGATCCGCAAACGATTGCCGCGTCTATCAAACCTGAGACCATTCTTATTTCAGTCATTATGGCCAACAATGAGATCGGCACGATACAGAATATTACCGAAATCTCCAACATCGCCCGTCAATCCGGGGTATCTTTGCATACCGACGCAGTGCAGGCAGTAGGACGCATGCCGGTGGACGTACAGGCTCTGGGGGTTGATCTGCTGAGTATCTCTGCTCACAAGCTCTATGGCCCCAAAGGTATCGGAGCTCTTTATATCCGCAAAGGGACAAAAGTGCCACCTATTATTTGGGGTGGCGGACAGGAGCGAGGTAAAAGATCCGGCACAGAGAATGTGCCCGGAATTGTGGGGTTGGGCAAGGCGGCACAAATGGCTGAAGAATCCATGATTGATGAAGCCGAGCGCCTGACTATCCTGCGTGATCGGCTTATTGGCGGAGTGCTTTCCAGTATTCCAGATTCACGTTTGAATGGCCATCCGGCACACAGGCTCCCCAATAATGCCAACTTTAGCTTCAGTAATGTGGAAGGCGAATCCATCTGTCTGAATCTTGATCTGGCTGGTATATCAGCGTCACCTGGTTCGGCCTGTTCATCCACCAACACTACGCCCTCCCACGTCCTGCTGGCTCTGGGACTTCCACAGAACCAGGCTTTTGGATCTTTACGTCTATCCTTAGGCCGCTGGACTACCGAGGCCGATATCAACCGGGTACTGGATACCTTGCCGGGGATAATTCACCGTCTACGCGGTATGTCCCCGATGCTCCGCAATTAG
- the iscR gene encoding iron-sulfur cluster regulator IscR, producing the protein MKLSARGRHSMEAMFDLAVHFGEGPVLIRNIAMRRRISEQYLAQLFIPLRIAGLVRSVRGANGGFVLAKSPGEIRLSEVVKATEGSTAPSECVDDSRVCWKGEHCVTRDVWAEIKRATDKILDGITLGDMVERWRCSGEPEVPEEVA; encoded by the coding sequence ATGAAACTCTCAGCCCGCGGCCGTCACTCGATGGAGGCCATGTTCGATTTGGCTGTACATTTTGGCGAAGGTCCGGTTTTAATCAGGAATATTGCCATGCGACGCCGCATCTCAGAACAGTATCTGGCTCAACTCTTCATTCCGCTACGTATTGCCGGATTAGTACGCAGTGTCCGCGGCGCCAACGGTGGGTTTGTTTTGGCCAAAAGTCCTGGGGAGATACGCTTATCCGAAGTTGTTAAGGCTACCGAGGGTTCAACGGCTCCTTCTGAATGCGTGGATGATTCACGAGTATGCTGGAAAGGTGAACACTGCGTCACCAGAGATGTATGGGCTGAGATAAAGCGAGCGACAGATAAAATTTTAGACGGCATCACCCTGGGAGACATGGTGGAACGGTGGCGTTGCAGTGGTGAGCCAGAAGTCCCTGAAGAGGTCGCCTGA
- a CDS encoding rubrerythrin, translated as MGTTEQNLAAAFAGESQANRKYLFFADKADAEGLPQVARLFRAAAEAETVHARNHFRVMKGTGSTSDNLKSAINGEHQEFIQIYPDFIAQAKKDNLPQAEMTFTSANAVEKIHHSLFQKALNDTELGAKTEERPYYVCQVCGNTVLGEAPDICPICGTPKSNFKLVN; from the coding sequence ATGGGAACAACTGAACAGAATCTTGCCGCCGCTTTTGCCGGTGAAAGTCAGGCTAACCGCAAATATCTTTTCTTCGCCGACAAGGCCGATGCCGAGGGGCTTCCCCAGGTAGCGCGTCTCTTCCGCGCCGCCGCTGAGGCTGAAACAGTACATGCCCGCAATCATTTTAGAGTGATGAAGGGCACAGGCAGCACGTCAGACAATCTTAAATCAGCCATTAACGGTGAACACCAGGAATTCATCCAAATATATCCTGATTTCATCGCCCAGGCCAAGAAAGATAATCTGCCGCAGGCTGAAATGACCTTCACCAGCGCTAACGCCGTTGAAAAAATCCATCACTCTCTGTTTCAGAAAGCCTTGAACGACACGGAATTAGGTGCCAAAACTGAGGAACGGCCATATTACGTCTGCCAGGTTTGCGGCAATACCGTATTGGGTGAAGCTCCGGATATCTGCCCCATCTGCGGCACTCCAAAATCAAATTTCAAACTGGTCAATTAG